One Dictyoglomus turgidum DSM 6724 DNA window includes the following coding sequences:
- a CDS encoding amidohydrolase, giving the protein MRILIENVSVFQEGDILNNKNILIENDIIKEISEDKNFEKIDYVIEGKNKIALPGLVNTHTHLAMTLFRGFADDLPLKEWLEEKIWPQEAKLTAEDVYWGSLLGICEMIKGGTIAFADMYFFMDEVAKAVSESGVKASLSVGMIGVSGNENEILNRGVNFAQNWHNAENGRIKVMLAPHAPYTCPPSFLEKVINKAVEMNLSIHTHLSETYLEVENIKNIYGLTPVRLMDRIGLFNVPVLAAHCVFVDDEEIEILSEKGVGVAHNPQSNLKLASGVAPVKKMVEKRVKIGLGTDGPASNNNLDLWEEIRLVATLHKGVEKDPVCIPAKEALNMATKNGMEILGFENSGIIKEGYKADLILVNINKPHFYPRHNLISHLVYSALSSDVDTVIVDGKVLMEKRELKILDEEKIMFEAEKRAFDLIKKR; this is encoded by the coding sequence ATGAGAATCTTGATTGAGAATGTTAGTGTTTTCCAAGAGGGTGATATTCTTAATAATAAAAATATTCTTATTGAAAATGATATTATAAAAGAAATCTCAGAAGATAAAAATTTTGAGAAAATAGATTACGTGATTGAAGGAAAAAATAAAATAGCTTTGCCTGGACTTGTTAATACTCACACTCACCTTGCCATGACTCTTTTTAGAGGATTTGCTGACGATCTTCCCCTTAAGGAGTGGCTTGAAGAAAAAATCTGGCCTCAAGAGGCGAAATTAACGGCCGAGGATGTTTATTGGGGAAGTCTTTTAGGAATATGTGAGATGATTAAAGGGGGAACTATTGCTTTTGCTGATATGTATTTCTTTATGGATGAAGTGGCAAAAGCAGTAAGTGAAAGTGGTGTAAAAGCTTCTTTGTCAGTGGGTATGATAGGAGTCTCTGGGAATGAGAATGAGATATTAAATAGAGGGGTAAATTTTGCTCAAAATTGGCACAATGCTGAAAATGGAAGAATTAAGGTTATGCTTGCACCTCATGCTCCTTATACTTGTCCACCTTCTTTTTTAGAGAAGGTCATAAACAAAGCTGTGGAGATGAATTTAAGTATTCATACTCATCTTTCAGAGACATACTTGGAGGTAGAAAATATCAAAAACATTTATGGTCTGACTCCAGTAAGACTTATGGATAGAATTGGACTTTTTAATGTTCCTGTTCTTGCAGCCCATTGTGTCTTTGTAGATGATGAAGAAATAGAGATACTTTCTGAAAAAGGGGTAGGTGTGGCTCATAATCCTCAAAGTAATTTAAAACTTGCATCGGGAGTTGCTCCTGTGAAAAAGATGGTAGAAAAAAGGGTAAAAATAGGTCTTGGTACTGATGGGCCTGCAAGTAATAATAACTTGGATCTATGGGAAGAGATAAGGTTAGTAGCTACGTTACATAAGGGAGTAGAAAAGGATCCTGTTTGTATTCCTGCTAAAGAAGCCTTAAATATGGCTACTAAAAATGGAATGGAGATTTTAGGTTTTGAGAATTCTGGAATTATTAAGGAGGGATATAAGGCAGATTTGATTCTTGTGAATATTAATAAACCTCATTTTTATCCAAGGCATAATCTAATTTCTCACCTGGTTTATTCTGCTTTATCTTCAGATGTGGATACGGTAATTGTGGATGGAAAAGTTTTGATGGAAAAGAGGGAGCTAAAGATTCTTGATGAGGAAAAGATCATGTTTGAGGCTGAAAAAAGAGCCTTTGATTTAATTAAAAAAAGATAG
- the asnS gene encoding asparagine--tRNA ligase has protein sequence MAASWVYIEDIPRIQEGEVEIRGWLFNKRSSGKIVFLIIRDGTGYIQGVATLDNFTEEELDSFEKIPIESSLIVVGDLRREPRAPGGYELLLKRVNIVSYSEDYPIQKKDHSVDFLLERRHLWIRSRKQNAILRIRSEVVKAIRDFLDEKGFVLIDAPILTPSSCEGTTTLFSLDYFDLGKAYLSQSGQLYMEAACMAFGKVYCFGPAFRAEKSKTRRHLTEFWMVEPEMAFWDWQDNMKLQEELVSYIVQRVLEKRKRELEILERDTKPLEKVVPPFPRITYREAIEILKRNGQDIEYGDDFGGDEETIISNQFDKPVFIHHYPAKIKPFYMQPDPENPNEVLNNDLLAPEGYGEIIGGSQRIHDLKLLEKKLEEYNLPREVFEWYLDLRRYGSVPHSGFGLGIERTVAWICGLKHVREAIPFPRMIYRIYP, from the coding sequence ATGGCAGCTTCTTGGGTTTATATCGAAGATATACCAAGGATCCAAGAAGGAGAAGTTGAGATAAGAGGTTGGCTTTTTAACAAAAGATCTAGTGGCAAAATTGTATTTCTTATAATAAGAGATGGTACAGGATATATTCAAGGAGTAGCTACTTTGGATAATTTCACCGAAGAGGAGTTGGATAGTTTTGAGAAAATACCTATTGAATCCTCACTTATTGTGGTTGGAGATTTGAGGAGAGAGCCTAGAGCTCCGGGAGGATACGAATTACTACTTAAAAGAGTTAATATAGTTTCTTATTCTGAAGATTATCCTATACAGAAAAAGGACCACTCTGTAGATTTCCTTCTTGAGAGGAGACATCTTTGGATTAGATCTCGTAAACAAAATGCCATTTTAAGAATAAGAAGTGAAGTAGTTAAAGCTATTAGAGATTTTTTGGACGAGAAAGGATTTGTTCTGATTGATGCTCCCATACTTACCCCTTCTTCCTGTGAAGGTACAACTACTCTCTTTTCTCTAGATTATTTTGATCTTGGGAAGGCATATCTTTCTCAAAGTGGACAATTATATATGGAAGCAGCTTGTATGGCTTTTGGGAAGGTGTACTGTTTTGGTCCTGCTTTTAGAGCTGAGAAGTCGAAAACCAGAAGGCATTTGACAGAGTTTTGGATGGTTGAACCTGAGATGGCTTTTTGGGATTGGCAAGATAATATGAAACTTCAAGAGGAATTAGTAAGCTATATAGTCCAGAGGGTTTTGGAAAAGAGAAAAAGAGAATTAGAGATTTTAGAGAGAGATACAAAACCTCTTGAAAAGGTTGTGCCTCCTTTCCCAAGGATAACTTATAGGGAAGCTATAGAGATTCTTAAGAGGAATGGACAAGATATAGAATATGGAGATGATTTTGGAGGTGACGAAGAGACCATAATATCAAATCAGTTTGATAAGCCTGTATTTATTCATCATTATCCTGCTAAAATAAAACCTTTCTATATGCAACCAGATCCAGAGAATCCCAATGAGGTTCTGAATAATGACCTTTTAGCTCCTGAAGGATATGGAGAAATAATTGGAGGTAGCCAAAGGATACATGATCTGAAACTTTTAGAGAAAAAGTTAGAAGAATACAATTTACCAAGAGAGGTTTTTGAGTGGTATTTAGATTTGAGAAGATATGGAAGTGTTCCTCATTCGGGATTTGGGCTTGGGATTGAAAGAACTGTGGCTTGGATATGTGGATTAAAACATGTAAGAGAGGCAATTCCTTTCCCAAGAATGATATATCGAATTTATCCATAG
- a CDS encoding ABC transporter substrate-binding protein: MKRFVKIFVIALLVLALFVLPLQAAGTIKIGGIFPITGPIATFGISCANGAKMAVEEANARGGVLGSKIELIIEDDQYKLEEAANAAKKLIERDKVVAIVGGVTSSEALTIGPIAQSAKVVLVTGTATNPKVTQVGDFIFRVCFLDDFQGEVMANFAYKNLKAKTAAVLTAVTSDYSKGLADSFKKKYVALGGKIVADESYSEGDTDFRAQLTKIKASKPDFVFVPGYYSDVAPILNQARELGITVPFGGGDGWDSPELLKQAAKAAEGCFYTNHFTPDAKDLLVQTFVKNYTKKYGMAPDALAALKYDAMKFLLEGIKKAGTTDPVKIKEALASMKTFRGVTGSMTFDANRNAIKSAFILQIKGGKVVYYTTVKP, translated from the coding sequence ATGAAGCGTTTTGTTAAAATTTTCGTTATTGCACTTTTAGTTCTTGCCCTTTTTGTTCTTCCTTTGCAAGCTGCAGGAACAATTAAAATTGGGGGAATCTTTCCTATCACAGGACCAATTGCAACCTTTGGAATTTCCTGTGCTAATGGGGCTAAGATGGCTGTAGAAGAAGCTAATGCAAGAGGTGGAGTATTAGGAAGCAAAATAGAGCTTATTATTGAAGATGATCAATATAAGCTTGAAGAGGCTGCAAACGCAGCTAAGAAGTTAATAGAGAGAGACAAAGTTGTGGCTATTGTTGGTGGTGTTACAAGTTCCGAAGCTCTTACCATTGGACCCATAGCTCAAAGTGCAAAAGTGGTGCTTGTTACAGGTACCGCTACAAATCCGAAGGTTACCCAAGTGGGAGACTTTATTTTCAGGGTATGCTTCTTAGATGATTTCCAAGGTGAAGTAATGGCTAATTTTGCATATAAAAACTTAAAAGCCAAAACAGCTGCAGTACTTACTGCTGTAACCAGCGATTATAGTAAAGGTCTTGCCGATTCTTTCAAGAAAAAATATGTTGCTCTTGGAGGAAAAATTGTAGCAGACGAATCCTATTCTGAAGGAGACACTGATTTTAGGGCACAGCTTACTAAAATTAAAGCTTCAAAGCCTGATTTTGTCTTTGTTCCAGGATACTATTCTGATGTAGCTCCTATTTTAAACCAGGCAAGAGAGCTTGGTATTACAGTACCTTTTGGTGGTGGTGATGGTTGGGATTCTCCAGAACTTTTGAAACAAGCAGCAAAAGCAGCCGAAGGGTGTTTCTATACAAACCACTTCACTCCAGACGCAAAAGATCTTTTGGTTCAAACTTTTGTGAAGAACTATACAAAGAAATATGGAATGGCTCCTGATGCTCTTGCAGCTCTTAAATATGATGCTATGAAGTTCTTATTAGAGGGTATTAAGAAAGCAGGAACAACTGATCCTGTAAAGATAAAAGAAGCTTTGGCTTCTATGAAGACCTTTAGAGGGGTAACTGGAAGTATGACCTTTGATGCTAACAGAAATGCTATAAAGAGCGCATTTATACTTCAAATTAAGGGTGGAAAGGTAGTATACTATACCACTGTAAAACCTTAA
- a CDS encoding branched-chain amino acid ABC transporter permease, producing the protein MLENILQQIINGISLGSIYALIALGYTMVYGILRLINFAHGDIYMLGAFIGFFALGSWNMPFAFGLIVAMLLTAVIGILVEKLAYKPLRNAPRISLLITAIGVSFFLENIMVLLVGATPRAFPQKIPTEIYFIGELIITNKQIIILSVSILLMLFLQFIVNKTKIGRAMRAVSQDKEMAQMLGVNIDNVISFTFALGSALAAAGGVLVGMYFNKIEPYMGVMPGLKAFVAAVLGGIGIIPGAMLGGFIMGIAEVLVSGFISSTIRDAVAFVILIIILLIKPTGILGKYMREKV; encoded by the coding sequence ATGCTTGAAAATATATTACAGCAGATTATAAATGGAATATCTTTGGGTAGTATATATGCCCTAATAGCTTTGGGTTACACTATGGTATATGGGATACTAAGGCTGATAAATTTTGCCCATGGGGATATATACATGCTTGGAGCTTTTATTGGATTTTTTGCTCTTGGAAGCTGGAATATGCCTTTTGCGTTCGGCTTAATAGTGGCCATGTTGCTTACTGCAGTTATTGGTATCTTAGTTGAGAAATTAGCTTACAAGCCTTTAAGAAATGCTCCAAGAATTTCTCTTTTGATAACTGCAATAGGAGTATCTTTTTTTCTTGAAAATATAATGGTTCTTTTGGTTGGAGCAACTCCTCGAGCTTTTCCTCAAAAAATTCCTACCGAAATTTATTTTATAGGTGAACTTATAATTACTAACAAGCAAATAATTATTCTTTCTGTTTCGATCTTACTCATGCTGTTTTTACAATTTATTGTGAATAAGACAAAAATTGGTAGAGCCATGAGGGCAGTTTCTCAAGATAAAGAAATGGCACAGATGCTTGGTGTAAATATAGATAATGTTATAAGTTTCACTTTTGCTTTGGGCTCTGCTCTTGCTGCAGCAGGTGGTGTTCTAGTAGGGATGTACTTTAATAAGATTGAGCCTTATATGGGAGTTATGCCTGGTTTAAAAGCTTTTGTAGCTGCTGTTTTAGGTGGTATTGGAATTATTCCAGGAGCTATGTTGGGAGGATTTATAATGGGAATTGCTGAAGTTTTGGTATCGGGTTTTATATCCTCCACTATAAGGGATGCAGTTGCCTTTGTAATACTGATAATCATTCTTTTAATTAAGCCTACGGGAATATTAGGAAAATATATGAGGGAAAAGGTATAA
- a CDS encoding branched-chain amino acid ABC transporter permease yields the protein MKRNILTLIALIILLVLARLSQGLNPYFYQILIFWGINSILAMSLNLINGFTGQFSIGHAGFMAAGGYLSAALTIYHGDKIIKLLSFMPESISKNIAFFIFLIAGGLFSALLGIIIGIPTLRLKGDYLAIATLGFGEIIRVIIYNMDVVGGARGFPGIPQLTNSVWVMFWAFICFIVLYRMINSSHGRAIISIREDETASEAMGVNTTYYKVLAFSIGAFFAGVAGGLFGHYLMLLHPASFTFMRSVEILLMIVLGGLGSLTGSIIGAFVLTVLPEALRGFSSLRLIIYSLTLIVLMLIRPTGLMGNKEISLGSIVRKLNKRIGNVR from the coding sequence ATGAAAAGGAATATTCTTACTTTAATTGCTCTTATAATTTTATTAGTCCTTGCAAGGCTTAGCCAAGGGCTTAATCCTTATTTTTATCAAATTCTCATTTTTTGGGGAATTAACTCTATCCTTGCTATGAGTTTGAACCTTATTAATGGTTTTACGGGGCAATTTTCTATAGGACATGCAGGTTTTATGGCTGCAGGTGGATATTTATCAGCTGCTTTGACCATTTATCATGGAGACAAGATTATAAAACTTTTAAGTTTTATGCCTGAAAGTATTAGTAAAAATATAGCCTTTTTTATTTTTCTTATTGCAGGAGGACTTTTCTCAGCATTATTAGGAATTATAATTGGTATTCCTACTTTGAGGTTAAAAGGAGATTATCTTGCCATTGCAACCTTAGGATTTGGAGAAATAATAAGGGTAATAATTTACAATATGGATGTAGTGGGAGGTGCTAGAGGTTTTCCTGGCATTCCTCAGCTCACTAATAGCGTTTGGGTGATGTTCTGGGCTTTTATTTGTTTTATTGTTTTATACAGGATGATAAATTCATCTCATGGTCGTGCCATAATATCTATTAGGGAAGATGAAACCGCATCCGAGGCTATGGGAGTAAATACAACTTATTATAAGGTTCTTGCCTTTTCCATTGGAGCATTTTTTGCTGGTGTAGCAGGGGGTCTTTTTGGACATTATTTAATGCTTCTTCATCCTGCAAGTTTCACCTTTATGAGATCAGTTGAAATTTTGCTTATGATAGTTCTTGGGGGACTTGGAAGTTTAACAGGCTCTATTATAGGAGCTTTTGTTTTAACAGTACTTCCTGAAGCTTTAAGAGGATTTTCAAGCTTAAGGTTAATTATTTATTCTTTGACTTTGATTGTTTTAATGCTTATTAGACCCACAGGTCTAATGGGGAATAAGGAAATATCATTGGGTAGTATTGTGAGAAAATTAAATAAAAGGATAGGGAATGTAAGATGA
- a CDS encoding ABC transporter ATP-binding protein, whose amino-acid sequence MKILEVKNLSCAFGGLMAVSDLSFELHKNEILGIIGPNGAGKTTVFNLITGFYLPLKGEIIFNGKNIVGLKPYQITRLGIARTFQNPRLFKKLSVMENVMIAMHKVYNAHMLDAILQNKRYSVEESLQKERAEEILEFFGLYRRKNDTAENLPYGEQRKLEIARALATNPTLLLLDEPAAGMNLNESLELVDLIATIRDKFDLTVLLIEHHMEVVMNICKRIIVLDFGMKIAEGNPEKVRNDPRVIEAYLGKEVKGVIH is encoded by the coding sequence ATGAAAATCCTTGAAGTAAAAAATCTTTCTTGTGCTTTTGGAGGATTAATGGCAGTTTCAGACTTATCTTTTGAACTCCATAAGAATGAGATCTTAGGAATAATAGGTCCTAATGGGGCAGGGAAAACTACGGTTTTTAATTTAATCACTGGCTTTTATCTTCCTTTAAAAGGGGAGATAATATTTAATGGAAAAAATATAGTGGGACTTAAACCTTATCAAATTACTAGGTTAGGTATAGCAAGAACCTTCCAAAATCCGAGATTGTTTAAGAAACTTTCGGTTATGGAAAATGTCATGATAGCTATGCATAAAGTATACAATGCTCATATGCTGGATGCTATTTTACAAAACAAAAGATATAGCGTAGAAGAAAGTCTTCAAAAAGAAAGGGCAGAAGAAATCCTGGAGTTTTTTGGATTGTATAGGAGAAAGAATGATACTGCAGAAAATTTACCCTATGGTGAGCAAAGAAAACTTGAGATTGCAAGAGCATTGGCTACAAATCCTACTCTTCTTCTCTTAGACGAGCCTGCAGCAGGAATGAACCTAAACGAATCTTTAGAGCTTGTGGATTTGATAGCAACTATTAGAGACAAATTTGATTTAACAGTCTTATTAATAGAGCACCATATGGAAGTAGTCATGAATATCTGTAAAAGGATTATTGTACTTGATTTTGGAATGAAAATAGCAGAGGGAAATCCAGAAAAAGTAAGAAATGATCCTCGAGTGATTGAAGCTTATTTAGGTAAGGAGGTAAAAGGTGTTATCCATTAG
- a CDS encoding ABC transporter ATP-binding protein produces MLSIRDLHVYYGGIKALQGINIDVNEGEVVALVGANGAGKTTTLRSIFRLTPIVKGDIFFYEINLTKVPTHRVASLGIAHVPEGRRVFPNMTVRENLEMGAFLIKDKNIIKNNLDFVYSLFPRLKEREKQLAGTLSGGEQQMLAIGRALMSNARLLLLDEPSMGLAPLLVQEIFSVLKKINEEKRTLLLVEQNANMAFSIAHRVYVMETGKIVLSGTTQEVANNEAVKKAYLGG; encoded by the coding sequence GTGTTATCCATTAGAGATCTTCATGTTTATTATGGTGGAATAAAGGCTCTTCAAGGTATAAATATTGATGTAAACGAAGGAGAAGTGGTAGCTCTTGTAGGAGCAAATGGAGCGGGAAAGACCACTACTTTAAGGTCCATATTCCGCCTTACGCCTATTGTTAAAGGAGATATTTTCTTTTATGAAATAAATCTAACTAAGGTTCCTACTCATAGAGTAGCTTCTCTTGGAATAGCTCATGTTCCTGAGGGAAGAAGAGTTTTTCCTAATATGACTGTTAGGGAAAATTTGGAGATGGGAGCGTTTCTAATAAAGGACAAGAATATAATCAAAAATAATCTTGATTTTGTTTATTCTTTATTCCCAAGACTTAAGGAAAGGGAAAAACAGCTTGCCGGAACACTAAGTGGTGGAGAACAACAAATGCTTGCAATAGGGAGGGCGTTAATGTCCAATGCAAGACTTCTTCTTCTTGATGAACCTTCCATGGGACTTGCTCCTCTCCTTGTTCAGGAAATCTTTTCTGTTTTAAAGAAGATAAATGAAGAAAAAAGAACTTTGCTTTTGGTTGAACAAAACGCTAATATGGCCTTTTCCATAGCCCATAGGGTTTATGTAATGGAGACCGGAAAAATAGTGCTTTCTGGGACTACTCAGGAAGTTGCCAATAATGAGGCTGTTAAGAAGGCCTATTTAGGAGGTTGA
- a CDS encoding CBS and ACT domain-containing protein, whose protein sequence is MLVRMRMTKNPISVSPETSILEAWKIMQDSQVRRLLVMEKGKLVGIVTERDLRSVSPSQATSLSIFEINYLLEKLKVKDAMTPNPITVDADAPIEEAALIMRNNKISALPVIENDEVVGIITESDIFRAFIEMLGNGKKGLRYTLRIKNTPGEIAHIVSLIAKENINIMSMATFPAEDTEDYGYLVLRLETEDLTFVNEIFRKNNIPVVHIRKI, encoded by the coding sequence ATGCTTGTTAGAATGAGAATGACAAAAAATCCTATAAGTGTTTCTCCAGAGACATCTATTTTGGAAGCATGGAAGATTATGCAGGATTCTCAAGTGAGAAGACTGCTTGTGATGGAGAAGGGGAAGCTTGTGGGAATTGTTACCGAGAGGGATTTAAGATCAGTCTCTCCCTCTCAGGCTACTTCTTTAAGTATTTTTGAAATAAATTATTTATTAGAGAAGTTGAAAGTAAAAGATGCCATGACCCCTAATCCTATTACTGTTGATGCTGATGCTCCTATCGAGGAAGCAGCTTTAATTATGAGAAATAACAAGATAAGTGCTTTGCCGGTTATTGAAAATGATGAGGTGGTAGGTATAATAACTGAAAGTGATATTTTTAGAGCGTTCATTGAGATGCTTGGTAATGGGAAGAAGGGGTTAAGATATACTTTAAGAATAAAAAATACTCCTGGCGAGATAGCTCATATTGTAAGCCTTATAGCTAAGGAGAATATAAACATAATGAGTATGGCTACTTTTCCAGCGGAAGACACGGAAGATTATGGTTATTTAGTTCTTAGATTAGAGACCGAGGATCTTACTTTTGTAAACGAGATATTTAGAAAAAACAATATACCGGTAGTGCATATACGTAAAATTTAA
- a CDS encoding acetate/propionate family kinase has protein sequence MKVLVLNCGSSSVKYQVFDMKNESVLAKGLAERIGLEGSRIVYQRGSEAKKVFEIPLPTHKKAIEEIFKLLVDKNNGVLQSLNEIDAVGHRVVHGGDKFVESVLVNDEVYSIFKGILDLAPLHNPYNLQGVDACSELMPGVPQVLVFDTSFHQTMPEEAYIYALPYEWYEKYKIRRYGFHGTSHYYVSRRVAELIGRPVEELKIISCHLGNGASITAIKNGKSIDTSMGYTPLEGLVMGTRCGDIDPAIPILLMEKENLTPKQMDEILNKKSGILGISGVSSDFRDVGEAAEKGNKRAELALKVFAYRVKKYIGAYYAILGGLDVLVFTAGVGERGPLERSLICSGLEHLGIKLDPEKNKVKGEELRISAPDSKVEVWVIPTNEELMIARETVRVVGEKIIKKVI, from the coding sequence ATGAAGGTACTTGTTTTGAACTGTGGAAGTTCATCAGTTAAATATCAGGTTTTTGACATGAAGAATGAGAGTGTGTTAGCGAAGGGGCTTGCAGAAAGGATAGGGCTTGAAGGCTCAAGGATAGTTTATCAAAGGGGTTCAGAGGCGAAAAAAGTTTTCGAAATTCCTTTACCTACTCATAAAAAAGCTATTGAAGAAATTTTCAAATTATTAGTAGACAAGAACAATGGGGTTTTACAATCTTTAAATGAGATTGATGCGGTAGGGCATAGAGTAGTACATGGAGGGGATAAATTTGTAGAGTCTGTTCTTGTGAATGATGAAGTATATAGTATCTTTAAAGGGATACTTGATTTGGCACCTTTGCATAATCCTTATAATCTTCAAGGAGTTGATGCATGTTCAGAATTGATGCCAGGGGTCCCACAGGTTCTTGTATTTGATACATCTTTTCACCAAACCATGCCTGAAGAAGCATATATTTATGCTTTACCTTATGAGTGGTATGAAAAATATAAGATAAGAAGATATGGTTTTCATGGTACTTCGCATTACTATGTATCAAGAAGAGTAGCAGAACTAATAGGAAGACCTGTGGAAGAGCTAAAAATTATCTCTTGTCACTTGGGAAATGGAGCAAGTATAACTGCTATTAAAAATGGTAAATCTATTGATACCAGCATGGGATATACCCCGTTAGAAGGACTTGTAATGGGAACGAGATGTGGAGACATTGATCCTGCTATCCCTATTTTGTTAATGGAAAAAGAAAATTTAACTCCAAAACAGATGGATGAAATTTTAAATAAGAAAAGTGGTATTTTAGGAATATCCGGAGTAAGTAGTGATTTTAGGGATGTGGGTGAGGCGGCTGAAAAAGGCAATAAGAGGGCTGAATTGGCCTTAAAAGTTTTTGCTTATAGGGTAAAGAAGTATATTGGTGCCTATTATGCAATTCTTGGTGGACTTGACGTGCTAGTGTTTACAGCAGGCGTTGGAGAAAGGGGACCTTTGGAGAGAAGTTTAATATGTAGTGGTTTAGAGCATCTTGGTATAAAGCTTGATCCTGAGAAGAATAAAGTTAAAGGAGAGGAGTTAAGAATTAGTGCTCCTGATTCTAAGGTGGAAGTTTGGGTTATACCTACCAATGAGGAATTAATGATTGCAAGGGAAACAGTAAGAGTAGTAGGTGAAAAAATAATTAAGAAGGTGATATAG
- a CDS encoding YceD family protein, producing MEIYLADLHSEVGKVFHFEEDFIPHCEDISFIEPVHVKLKLVNLGKEVLIKGSLKTKIKLVCSRCLREFPYELEAKIQEIYLWDIPIQRNISPGEIIELKDEDFKFVLEKESLFLDPLVEDIIRLNIPVKPLCRPDCKGLCPGCGQDLNLGECECSKKIQVDPRWEPLMKFMDKKEGNR from the coding sequence GTGGAAATTTATCTTGCTGATTTACACTCAGAAGTAGGAAAGGTTTTTCATTTTGAGGAGGATTTTATTCCCCATTGTGAAGATATTTCTTTTATAGAACCTGTACATGTAAAGCTAAAATTAGTGAATTTGGGAAAAGAGGTTTTAATAAAAGGGTCTTTAAAAACAAAAATTAAACTTGTATGTAGTAGGTGTTTAAGAGAATTTCCTTATGAGCTTGAGGCAAAGATTCAGGAGATATATTTATGGGATATTCCTATACAAAGAAATATTAGCCCTGGAGAAATTATAGAACTTAAAGATGAGGATTTTAAGTTTGTTCTTGAAAAAGAAAGTTTATTTTTAGATCCCTTGGTGGAAGATATTATAAGATTGAATATTCCAGTTAAGCCTCTCTGCCGTCCCGATTGTAAAGGTTTGTGTCCTGGTTGTGGTCAAGATTTAAATTTAGGTGAATGCGAGTGCTCAAAGAAGATACAAGTTGACCCTAGGTGGGAGCCATTAATGAAGTTTATGGATAAAAAGGAGGGAAATAGGTAA
- the rpmF gene encoding 50S ribosomal protein L32 yields the protein MGLPKKKLSTTRRDRRWVRYKLSGVALVECPHCHKKIRPHRVCPFCGYYEGREVIAVKSEKEE from the coding sequence ATGGGACTTCCAAAGAAAAAACTTTCAACTACAAGAAGAGATAGAAGATGGGTAAGGTATAAACTTAGTGGCGTGGCTCTTGTAGAGTGTCCTCACTGTCATAAGAAAATTAGACCTCATAGGGTATGCCCCTTTTGCGGGTATTATGAGGGAAGGGAAGTTATAGCTGTAAAGTCAGAAAAGGAAGAATAA